A stretch of Ursus arctos isolate Adak ecotype North America unplaced genomic scaffold, UrsArc2.0 scaffold_4, whole genome shotgun sequence DNA encodes these proteins:
- the LOC113256880 gene encoding keratin-associated protein 24-1, giving the protein MQSSSVSLLDCSGDCSGTSYRTHCYIPVTSSVALCSSDVSPTFGLCLPSSYQGNLWLLGNCQGTYGETPSCKSPSCELKTCTTSCNPSSSCVPCNSPTVSQVCSTCETTNIGPKPSCSPCTQTKGYVSYCYTPSQRASKVCQTFSSGFKCFGRLNCLSDSFRPLNHCRLGSLKYRAYQNLAFIPSGFSPSCCIARSCQSQNYLVRNCQYPSYGSMSCQPLGYFSRNFQSLSCIPSTFPPLRYLCSGCRPLSCC; this is encoded by the coding sequence ATGCAGTCAAGCTCTGTGTCTCTTCTGGACTGTTCTGGGGATTGCAGTGGCACATCCTACAGAACTCACTGTTACATCCCAGTGACTTCTTCCGTTGCTCTTTGCTCCAGTGATGTAAGCCCTACCTTTGGGCTCTGCCTACCCAGTAGCTACCAAGGAAATCTCTGGCTCCTGGGTAACTGCCAAGGAACTTATGGTGAAACGCCAAGCTGCAAATCTCCTAGCTGTGAGCTCAAGACTTGCACCACAAGTTGCAATCCATCAAGCTCCTGTGTGCCCTGCAACTCTCCAACAGTGAGCCAAGTCTGCAGCACCTGTGAAACTACGAACATCGGACCCAAACCCAGCTGCAGCCCATGCACTCAGACCAAGGGGTATGTATCTTATTGCTACACACCCAGCCAAAGGGCATCTAAAGTCTGCCAGACCTTCAGCAGTGGCTTCAAATGCTTTGGGCGACTTAATTGCTTGTCCGACAGTTTCCGACCCCTAAACCACTGTAGACTGGGCAGTTTGAAGTACAGAGCCTACCAAAATCTTGCCTTCATACCCAGTGGCTTCTCACCATCATGTTGTATTGCCAGAAGCTGCCAATCCCAAAACTATCTAGTGAGAAATTGCCAATACCCAAGTTATGGATCAATGAGCTGCCAACCGCTGggatatttttctagaaatttccagTCTCTGAGCTGCATTCCAAGTACCTTTCCTCCTCTGAGGTATTTATGCAGTGGTTGCAGACCTCTGAGTTGCTGTTGA
- the LOC113255986 gene encoding keratin-associated protein 26-1, translating into MSSNICSSGNYGSPSLGSHCHVPVTSSTTFYTAGMNSGDNLCLPSQNRTWLLDNFLKTCGKPSSYQQSSCGPATYEISCYPSTTYCAFTPSRGISFFPISSYLSSSCQPSMYNRPQNYLPSSFCPQNYLSYGSQPQNFISCGYRPLNFVSSACHPLRYLSYDCQPLGYVFNSFRPLDYVSNRLQPVHCIYNSFQPACSSFGTWQSPFIRRSC; encoded by the coding sequence ATGTCATCGAACATTTGCTCTTCTGGAAACTATGGTTCTCCCTCTCTTGGGAGTCACTGCCATGTTCCTGTTACCTCATCCACTACTTTCTACACTGCTGGTATGAACTCTGGTGATAATCTCTGCTTGCCCAGCCAAAACAGAACGTGGCTTCTGGACAACTTCTTGAAGACATGTGGTAAACCTTCCAGCTACCAACAATCCAGCTGTGGGCCCGCAACCTATGAAATTTCCTGCTACCCTTCCACTACGTACTGTGCCTTCACGCCCAGCAGAGGAatcagtttttttcccattagTTCTTATCTCTCCAGCTCCTGTCAACCATCAATGTATAATAGACCTCAGAACTATTTGCCCAGTAGTTTCTGTCCCCAGAACTACCTCTCTTATGGCTCTCAGCCACAGAACTTCATCTCCTGTGGGTATCGACCACTGAATTTTGTGTCCAGTGCCTGCCATCCTTTGAGATATCTCTCCTATGACTGTCAACCTCTCGGTTATGTGTTCAACAGCTTCAGACCCCTGGACTATGTGTCTAATAGGCTTCAACCTGTTCACTGCATATACAACAGTTTCCAACCAGCTTGCTCCTCCTTTGGGACTTGGCAATCTCCATTTATTAGAAGATCATGCTGA